Proteins from a single region of Halolamina sp. CBA1230:
- a CDS encoding DEAD/DEAH box helicase — MTDFEVGDHVKFAGGRGEITKIEERPNGGHLLHVYTSEGQLRKLPSGLPHIEKLDSLVDRLTAGQSDAPLHYDLRERAIRLDLAYKYDRFLSLTSNRIEIEPYQVQAAYEILNSYDHRYLIGDEVGLGKTIEAGIVIEELIARDRADRVLIVAPAPLTIQWQQEMREKFDRNFVIYDRETVRTHRKSHPNQNVWKQEDLIITSIDFAKQTTDDPESDRVSVLDALQNLDEEWDVAVFDEAHHLTARRSSDDSIERTQRYQVGEAVADNSDALLLLTGTPHKGKSDQFYFLVSLLDPYRFSHESQISPEALEDLMIRRLKDDMYETDGTRMFPEKNIEALPVEMTREERKLYDDVTEYIREYYNLAQQEENQAAGFTMVIYQKRLVSSIYAIRKSLENRMRAIQNDAVAEDLPDEVQDLIPRYSTEPETLTDAERARVEEALETVTITLNQSQVQQELDRVKQLWQQAKNIETDSKARLLRQFVDRILSEDPDEKILIFTEYTDTLEYLRDEVFADHDVAQVYGDLEQSRRREEMSKFEEEANLMLATDAAQEGLNLQFAHIMVNYDLPWNPIRIDQRMGRLHRYGQEHTVEIRNLFFADTRESEILNLLIEKTNQIESDLGMRSDVLGRVLEDVDLDETIMAAIAEGEPTERVVADIEATIEEKREAIQTVENEFLIRDRFDLSGEDDEILDVIERSQHGEVSEDDIETLVRVFFDEFGGSIKGVRPGPARMEGDVFQLDVPEVLSGNQVARQYPRATFTKDIAMEEDDVEFISLDHPLVESLIEFCLDSDRIQGEIATKVAATASRTPGILFNYRLGYVSGAGDVVTEKFVRLYARPDGSVTTDVPELSKTVAPSDVSLSHEVDRLSSMAEDLYEAAEMEAWTHVESFAEEARTEREREIEIKREHAERYFEEQIEEWEERLEQYQQRAEQGADMSAPIGNAKQKLESLRREREEELSRLEEEKHVTPQEPDLVTAAFVVSPPSGGD, encoded by the coding sequence ATGACTGACTTCGAGGTCGGCGACCACGTTAAGTTCGCCGGCGGGCGTGGAGAAATCACAAAAATCGAGGAACGGCCCAACGGCGGCCACCTGCTCCACGTCTACACCTCCGAGGGGCAGCTCCGCAAACTCCCTAGTGGCCTCCCTCACATCGAGAAACTCGATTCGCTCGTCGACCGCCTCACAGCAGGCCAGTCCGACGCCCCGCTCCATTACGACCTTCGAGAGCGGGCGATTCGGCTCGATCTCGCCTACAAGTACGACCGATTCCTCTCGCTGACCAGCAACCGCATCGAGATCGAACCGTACCAGGTGCAGGCCGCCTACGAGATCCTCAACTCCTACGACCACCGCTACCTCATCGGCGACGAGGTCGGCCTCGGGAAGACCATCGAAGCCGGCATCGTCATCGAAGAGCTCATCGCTCGCGACCGCGCCGACCGGGTGCTCATCGTCGCGCCGGCGCCGCTGACTATCCAGTGGCAGCAGGAAATGCGCGAGAAGTTCGACCGCAACTTCGTCATCTACGACCGCGAGACGGTCCGTACACACCGGAAGTCCCACCCCAACCAGAACGTCTGGAAGCAAGAGGACCTCATCATCACCTCCATCGACTTCGCGAAGCAGACCACCGACGACCCCGAGTCGGACCGCGTCTCTGTCCTTGATGCCCTCCAGAATCTCGACGAGGAGTGGGACGTCGCGGTCTTCGACGAGGCTCATCACCTTACGGCCAGACGGTCGAGCGACGACTCAATCGAGCGGACACAGCGGTATCAGGTCGGTGAGGCCGTCGCCGACAACTCCGATGCGCTGCTGCTGCTCACCGGGACCCCGCACAAGGGGAAATCAGACCAGTTCTACTTCCTCGTGAGCCTGCTCGACCCGTATCGCTTCAGCCACGAGTCGCAGATCAGTCCTGAGGCGCTTGAGGACCTGATGATCCGCCGGCTGAAGGACGATATGTACGAGACCGACGGGACCCGAATGTTCCCCGAGAAGAACATCGAGGCGCTCCCGGTCGAGATGACTCGCGAGGAACGGAAGCTGTACGACGACGTCACCGAGTACATCCGCGAGTACTACAACCTCGCCCAGCAGGAGGAGAACCAGGCGGCGGGGTTCACGATGGTCATCTACCAGAAGCGGCTGGTCTCGAGTATCTACGCGATCCGGAAGTCCCTCGAAAACCGGATGCGGGCGATTCAGAACGACGCCGTCGCAGAAGACCTCCCTGACGAGGTTCAGGACCTCATTCCGCGGTATAGTACCGAACCCGAGACGCTCACCGACGCAGAACGCGCTCGGGTCGAGGAGGCGCTCGAGACGGTCACGATTACGCTCAACCAGTCGCAAGTCCAGCAGGAACTGGACCGCGTGAAACAGCTCTGGCAGCAGGCCAAGAACATCGAGACGGACTCGAAGGCCCGATTGCTTCGGCAGTTCGTCGACCGCATACTCTCAGAGGACCCCGACGAGAAAATCCTGATTTTCACCGAGTACACGGACACGCTGGAGTATCTACGTGACGAGGTCTTCGCTGACCACGACGTCGCCCAGGTGTACGGCGACCTCGAGCAGTCCCGTCGACGGGAAGAGATGAGCAAATTCGAGGAGGAAGCCAACCTGATGCTCGCGACCGACGCCGCCCAGGAGGGGCTCAACCTCCAGTTCGCCCACATCATGGTGAACTACGACCTCCCGTGGAATCCCATCCGCATCGACCAGCGGATGGGGCGGCTCCACCGCTACGGCCAGGAGCACACGGTCGAAATTCGGAATCTCTTCTTCGCCGATACCCGCGAGAGCGAGATCCTCAACCTGCTCATCGAGAAGACGAACCAGATCGAGTCGGACCTCGGGATGCGCTCTGATGTCCTCGGTCGCGTCCTCGAGGACGTCGACTTGGACGAGACGATTATGGCGGCCATCGCTGAAGGCGAGCCGACCGAACGTGTCGTCGCCGATATCGAGGCGACCATCGAGGAGAAACGCGAAGCGATTCAGACCGTCGAAAACGAGTTCCTGATTCGCGACCGCTTCGACCTCTCCGGCGAGGACGATGAGATTCTCGATGTGATCGAACGCAGTCAACACGGCGAGGTGTCGGAGGACGACATCGAGACGCTTGTGCGAGTGTTCTTCGACGAATTCGGCGGCTCTATCAAAGGTGTTCGACCGGGGCCAGCCCGGATGGAAGGGGACGTGTTCCAGTTGGATGTCCCTGAGGTCCTGAGTGGAAACCAGGTGGCACGACAGTATCCACGCGCCACGTTCACCAAGGATATCGCGATGGAGGAGGATGATGTCGAGTTCATCTCGCTTGACCATCCTCTCGTCGAGTCGCTCATCGAATTCTGCCTGGACAGCGACCGCATCCAGGGCGAAATTGCGACGAAGGTCGCTGCGACGGCGTCTCGAACCCCTGGCATCCTGTTCAATTACCGCCTTGGCTACGTCTCCGGTGCCGGCGACGTGGTGACTGAGAAGTTCGTTCGCCTCTATGCTCGCCCAGATGGCAGTGTAACGACGGATGTTCCTGAACTCTCGAAGACGGTCGCTCCCAGTGACGTCTCGTTGTCGCACGAGGTTGATCGGCTTTCGAGTATGGCGGAGGACCTCTACGAGGCTGCAGAGATGGAAGCATGGACGCACGTTGAGTCGTTCGCCGAGGAGGCCCGAACCGAGCGAGAACGGGAGATCGAAATCAAACGCGAGCACGCCGAGCGATACTTCGAAGAACAAATCGAAGAGTGGGAAGAGCGGCTAGAGCAGTACCAACAGCGGGCTGAGCAGGGTGCGGATATGTCCGCGCCGATTGGAAACGCGAAGCAGAAGCT
- a CDS encoding DUF262 domain-containing protein: protein METKRIAEVVENINYSYLLPAIQREFVWETSDIVDLFDSLLRDYPIGALLQWNLSAEEAQAQPKYRFVTHYVDEPNFPQSLTTPTHRNPPHNSEDPLPSPVKLVLDGQQRLTALNIGLTGSFYERKHNHPRNKASSWVQKRLYLNLLSDPQTADSELGNKYDFSFRSEQSATANAYWYPVNRIMSISDNDDFYAERQEIESEIQELIGEHPEVENSDSLILNAQRNFEDLYRAVHKDEKLHFFTEDENDITRVRDVFVRINQGGVTPNRAEILLSLMTSSWQQEPPEINARDEVHSMVDELNGIIDGGNAPFATKHVQKVLLAINGNEIQYRFDNYTLDLLRNLKEIWLSDTFPNTMEQLAELLNSYYPTVTYILSPALYTPIAYYLYQNENPSLDSTSIKGRGRRRDILYYICAARLNGFTSQSSNQIAELVRDVIREEESSEFPLERISDEVASSYGTSLRFTEEKLTTLFEELQYGKRDIEFLLQLSHYPDEPARGKDYDIDHIIPKSVLPEEADADRVGNLQLLIDKTNKMKSDDDFEDWMNSRTDDYKQTHHIPEGAKEMTFEEFVDAREQLIMEHILENQPF from the coding sequence ATGGAAACCAAGCGGATCGCTGAGGTCGTAGAAAATATCAATTACTCATATCTCTTGCCTGCGATTCAGCGCGAATTCGTCTGGGAAACCAGCGATATCGTCGATCTATTCGATTCACTCCTGAGAGACTATCCAATCGGAGCGCTCCTCCAGTGGAATCTCTCCGCGGAGGAAGCCCAAGCTCAGCCCAAATATCGCTTCGTCACCCACTACGTCGACGAACCAAACTTTCCGCAATCACTCACAACCCCGACCCATCGCAACCCCCCGCACAATTCCGAAGATCCACTCCCTTCACCAGTAAAGCTGGTTCTCGACGGCCAGCAGCGGCTAACCGCGCTCAATATCGGCCTCACCGGCTCCTTCTACGAGCGGAAACACAATCATCCCCGAAACAAGGCCAGCTCGTGGGTCCAGAAACGCCTCTATCTCAACCTCCTCTCGGACCCGCAGACAGCGGACTCGGAACTCGGCAATAAGTACGATTTCTCCTTCCGATCCGAGCAGTCGGCGACTGCGAATGCCTATTGGTATCCGGTCAACCGGATTATGTCCATCTCGGACAACGACGATTTCTATGCAGAACGCCAAGAGATCGAGAGCGAAATTCAAGAGCTAATCGGAGAACACCCCGAGGTAGAGAATTCAGATAGTCTGATTCTCAACGCTCAGCGTAATTTCGAGGACCTCTATCGAGCGGTCCACAAGGACGAGAAGCTCCACTTCTTCACCGAAGACGAGAACGACATCACCCGTGTCCGCGACGTCTTCGTTCGGATCAATCAAGGAGGTGTGACGCCGAATCGGGCCGAAATCCTCCTCTCCTTGATGACCAGTAGCTGGCAACAGGAGCCGCCGGAAATCAACGCCCGTGACGAGGTTCACTCGATGGTCGACGAACTGAACGGGATCATCGACGGTGGGAACGCTCCTTTTGCTACAAAGCACGTCCAGAAGGTACTGCTCGCGATCAACGGCAACGAGATCCAGTATCGGTTCGACAACTACACACTTGACTTGCTGCGGAATCTAAAGGAGATCTGGCTTTCAGATACGTTCCCGAACACGATGGAGCAACTCGCGGAACTCCTGAACAGCTACTATCCAACGGTGACCTACATCCTCAGTCCCGCCCTCTACACGCCGATCGCCTACTACCTCTACCAGAACGAGAACCCCTCACTCGATTCGACTTCCATCAAGGGTCGCGGCCGGCGCCGAGACATTCTCTACTACATCTGTGCGGCTCGACTCAACGGGTTCACGAGCCAATCATCGAACCAGATCGCCGAACTCGTCCGGGACGTTATCCGCGAAGAAGAGAGCTCGGAGTTCCCACTTGAGCGGATCAGTGATGAAGTGGCGTCCAGTTACGGGACCTCTCTCCGTTTCACCGAAGAAAAGCTGACCACGCTGTTCGAGGAACTCCAATACGGCAAACGCGACATCGAGTTCCTCCTCCAGCTGTCGCACTATCCCGATGAACCGGCCCGGGGCAAGGACTACGATATCGACCACATTATCCCGAAATCGGTCCTCCCGGAGGAGGCAGACGCCGACCGAGTAGGGAACCTCCAGCTGCTGATTGACAAGACGAACAAGATGAAATCCGATGACGACTTCGAGGACTGGATGAACTCCCGAACGGACGACTACAAGCAGACTCACCATATCCCAGAGGGCGCCAAGGAAATGACCTTTGAGGAATTCGTTGATGCTCGGGAGCAACTCATTATGGAACACATCCTCGAGAACCAACCGTTCTGA
- a CDS encoding Eco57I restriction-modification methylase domain-containing protein codes for MQTALTYRTNRDLFSNYYLDEHLPETEAWDELSDDELREAKADIMDLWEREKGTAPKRNESQLEEKFIRPMFRKLGIPFEVEESTSRTQRRPDYGFFESEDAARGAFERREEGGDFYKDAVAVADAKRWGRPLDTRGSGEHERDFENPSYQIHVYLQETPARWAVLTDGKKWRLYYGPTSHRLDSYYEIDLPTVLEKGDLEDFKYFYLFFRHGAFLEDSSGECFLDEVYDESNVFAQELGEDLQDNIYEAIKVLSEGFMQYPDNDLSEEDLDLIHDSSLIYLYRLIFVLYAESEGRDLLDTNNEIYEESYSLNTLKQDVAEELDSPNPKYRDWQDNLWDRLDELFKLIDQGSKSRGIPEEDLYIPAYNGGLFRTDPDEDDSVEARFLANHQVGDAYLAEVIELLTRSQNGNGGGKIFVDYSSLDVRHLGSIYEGLLEYQLDVADEPLGLEDGEYVPAGEGDEVIVEEGEVHLTTGSGERKSTGSYYTPEYVVEYIVEETLEPLVEDIREDLAGQTAHGEGGFAEEFADRIFELKILDPAMGSGHFLTSAIDYLAREIIDAQEKQAAQEGIETVDEQRDINWARRQVAQRCIYGVDLNPLAVELAKVSLWLRTLAAEQPLAFLDHHLKTGNSLVGSDIETVLDNGDPDNGTEEGQLTLQESFDRTRRQALEHVTDQFEDLLAIDNETLDDIKEMEAVYDEVRKDPLYQHLIAMANVHTAGQFGLDVPEDAYERMAEALRDDSWADIEGQDWYKSAQAMAEDQRFFHWELEFPIAFYEQDGERKEDSGFDAVIGNPPYVRMEEFKELKNYLSQEYTTHAARTDLYIYFIERSTSDLLREDGEYGAIISNKFLRANYGASVRSLLANGTNIREITDFGGLPVFPDATVRSAILLARNTEPDGTPPRYVPVESLDFDSLPAEVERSGFEADPDGVQGEEWRLVNRKVSDVIGKLESKGKPLKQVLQSEDICRGVVTGRNAAFFINEEKRDELVNQDPQSREVIKPMIRGEDIGQYHIQKQGRYMLYMPHGVDIDRYPAVEEHLRQYKEELEGRATEQAWYELQQPQEEYVEYFDGPKILYPEIAPEMRFAYDEGPLYPNNKCFFLPTERFSLMALLNSTLSAFYLRQILAKLEGVSGDDVYYEFRRQYMKRLPVCEGIDEVHEETGKSLSELADKMMQLRDERQSLNLSLLDYLGISSGDLPNSKAGESLEGLQMPVAGVADTPLTETTVEYDSLRIEGVSFKDDGGRVVLSVSISYKPDKDDPRETDSYGRLAESEFERYDAMAFVGFSEAEETLLREFVPVAVEEGGGFAGFRQGATKTNSPLDRLKNLTLPDFDEVQTGLEQYIEVRERADELEEKIEKTNQLIDKIVYDLYGLTDEEIEIVESAVQDD; via the coding sequence ATGCAAACGGCACTCACCTACCGGACGAATCGCGACCTGTTCTCGAACTACTACCTGGATGAGCACCTCCCCGAGACCGAGGCGTGGGACGAGCTTAGCGACGACGAACTCCGCGAGGCGAAAGCGGACATCATGGACCTATGGGAGCGCGAAAAGGGCACGGCTCCCAAGCGTAACGAGTCCCAGCTCGAGGAGAAGTTTATCCGGCCGATGTTCCGGAAGCTGGGCATTCCCTTCGAGGTTGAGGAGAGCACCAGCCGGACCCAACGGCGGCCCGACTACGGCTTCTTCGAGTCCGAGGACGCTGCACGCGGCGCGTTCGAGCGCCGCGAGGAAGGAGGCGATTTCTACAAGGACGCCGTCGCCGTCGCGGACGCCAAGCGCTGGGGTCGTCCGCTCGACACCCGTGGGAGTGGGGAACACGAGCGGGACTTCGAGAACCCGAGCTACCAGATTCACGTCTATCTGCAGGAGACGCCGGCGCGGTGGGCCGTCCTCACTGACGGGAAGAAGTGGCGGCTCTACTACGGCCCGACGAGCCACCGCCTCGACTCCTACTACGAGATCGACTTGCCGACCGTTCTCGAAAAGGGCGATCTTGAGGATTTCAAATACTTCTACCTCTTCTTCAGGCACGGCGCATTCCTCGAGGACTCCAGCGGCGAGTGCTTCCTCGACGAAGTCTACGATGAGTCCAACGTCTTCGCCCAGGAGTTGGGAGAAGACCTCCAGGACAACATCTACGAGGCGATCAAGGTGCTCTCGGAGGGATTCATGCAGTACCCGGACAACGACCTCTCCGAAGAGGATCTCGACCTCATTCACGACAGTTCGCTCATCTACCTCTACCGGCTCATCTTCGTGCTTTACGCAGAGAGTGAGGGTCGTGACCTGCTCGACACGAACAACGAGATCTACGAGGAATCCTACAGTCTGAATACACTCAAGCAGGACGTCGCTGAAGAACTCGACAGCCCGAATCCGAAGTATCGCGATTGGCAGGACAACCTCTGGGACCGACTGGACGAGCTGTTCAAACTCATCGACCAGGGTAGCAAGTCCCGCGGTATCCCGGAGGAGGATCTCTACATCCCGGCGTACAACGGCGGGCTGTTCAGAACTGATCCGGACGAGGACGATAGCGTCGAAGCCCGGTTCCTCGCGAACCACCAGGTCGGGGACGCCTATCTCGCGGAGGTCATCGAACTGCTCACTCGGAGTCAGAACGGCAACGGCGGCGGGAAGATATTTGTCGACTACTCGTCGCTGGACGTCCGCCACCTCGGGAGCATCTACGAGGGGCTTCTCGAGTATCAGCTCGACGTCGCCGACGAACCACTCGGGCTGGAGGACGGTGAGTACGTCCCCGCCGGCGAGGGTGATGAGGTGATCGTTGAGGAGGGCGAGGTCCACCTTACGACTGGCTCTGGCGAGCGGAAATCTACGGGATCGTACTACACGCCGGAATACGTCGTTGAATATATCGTGGAGGAGACGTTGGAGCCGCTGGTCGAAGACATCAGAGAGGATCTCGCAGGGCAGACTGCACATGGCGAGGGGGGCTTTGCCGAAGAGTTCGCCGACCGGATCTTCGAACTCAAGATTCTTGATCCGGCAATGGGGAGTGGTCACTTCCTGACAAGTGCGATCGACTATCTTGCCCGTGAAATAATCGACGCTCAGGAGAAGCAGGCCGCACAGGAAGGCATCGAGACGGTCGATGAGCAGCGGGACATTAATTGGGCGCGCCGGCAGGTCGCCCAGCGGTGTATCTACGGCGTGGATCTGAATCCGCTGGCGGTCGAACTGGCGAAGGTGTCGCTGTGGCTTCGGACACTCGCCGCCGAGCAACCGCTGGCATTCCTCGACCACCATCTCAAGACGGGAAACTCGCTGGTTGGCAGCGACATCGAGACGGTCCTTGACAACGGCGACCCCGACAACGGAACTGAAGAAGGTCAGCTAACCCTGCAAGAATCGTTCGACCGCACGCGCCGGCAGGCCTTAGAGCACGTCACGGACCAGTTCGAGGACCTGCTCGCTATCGACAACGAAACACTAGACGACATCAAGGAGATGGAGGCCGTCTACGATGAAGTGCGCAAAGATCCGCTGTACCAGCACCTCATCGCTATGGCGAACGTCCACACCGCCGGGCAGTTTGGACTAGACGTGCCCGAAGACGCATACGAACGCATGGCCGAGGCCCTTCGGGACGACTCTTGGGCGGACATCGAAGGGCAGGACTGGTACAAGTCGGCGCAGGCGATGGCCGAGGACCAGCGATTCTTCCATTGGGAACTTGAGTTCCCGATTGCGTTCTATGAGCAGGACGGCGAGCGGAAGGAAGACAGTGGGTTCGATGCAGTAATTGGAAATCCACCGTATGTGCGGATGGAAGAATTCAAAGAATTAAAGAACTATCTAAGCCAGGAGTACACGACTCACGCAGCCCGTACTGACCTGTATATTTATTTCATCGAGCGGTCAACTTCGGACCTCCTTCGTGAAGACGGGGAATATGGAGCAATTATTTCCAACAAGTTCCTTCGAGCAAACTACGGTGCTTCTGTCCGCTCGCTGCTTGCGAATGGGACGAACATCCGCGAGATCACGGACTTCGGCGGACTCCCCGTATTCCCAGACGCAACCGTGCGCTCGGCAATCTTGCTAGCCAGAAATACAGAACCAGATGGGACCCCACCTCGCTATGTTCCCGTTGAGTCTCTCGACTTCGACTCGCTGCCTGCTGAGGTGGAACGATCCGGGTTTGAGGCGGACCCTGACGGCGTTCAGGGGGAAGAATGGCGATTAGTGAATAGAAAAGTCTCTGATGTAATTGGTAAATTGGAGAGCAAGGGTAAACCTCTAAAACAAGTCCTCCAAAGTGAGGACATTTGTCGCGGTGTTGTCACTGGTCGTAATGCTGCTTTCTTTATCAACGAGGAGAAACGAGACGAACTAGTCAACCAAGATCCGCAGAGTAGGGAGGTGATTAAGCCGATGATCAGAGGAGAGGATATTGGTCAATATCACATTCAGAAGCAAGGCCGTTATATGCTATATATGCCTCACGGCGTCGATATTGATAGATACCCTGCTGTCGAGGAGCATCTCCGCCAGTACAAGGAGGAACTGGAGGGAAGGGCTACAGAGCAGGCATGGTACGAGTTGCAGCAGCCTCAAGAGGAGTATGTCGAATATTTTGATGGTCCAAAGATACTTTATCCTGAGATAGCGCCAGAGATGCGATTCGCGTACGATGAGGGTCCACTCTACCCGAATAATAAGTGCTTCTTCCTGCCGACAGAACGGTTCTCACTGATGGCTCTCCTCAATAGCACCCTGTCTGCCTTCTATCTACGGCAGATACTCGCCAAGTTAGAGGGTGTCTCTGGCGATGATGTCTACTATGAGTTTAGGCGCCAGTACATGAAGCGACTCCCCGTCTGTGAAGGGATAGACGAGGTTCACGAAGAGACAGGCAAGTCGCTGTCGGAACTGGCTGATAAGATGATGCAACTACGCGACGAGCGACAATCTCTCAATCTCTCGCTCTTGGACTACCTCGGGATCTCGAGCGGTGACCTGCCGAATTCAAAGGCGGGCGAGTCACTGGAGGGTCTGCAGATGCCAGTTGCGGGCGTCGCGGATACGCCGCTGACCGAAACCACAGTGGAGTACGACAGCCTGCGAATCGAGGGCGTATCCTTCAAGGACGATGGCGGGCGTGTGGTGCTGTCGGTAAGCATCAGCTACAAGCCCGACAAGGACGACCCGCGAGAGACCGACAGCTACGGACGACTCGCCGAGTCAGAGTTCGAGCGCTACGATGCGATGGCCTTTGTCGGCTTCTCGGAGGCCGAGGAGACGCTCCTTCGTGAGTTTGTCCCCGTTGCCGTTGAGGAGGGTGGCGGCTTCGCGGGCTTCCGGCAGGGTGCGACTAAGACGAACTCACCGTTAGATCGACTGAAAAACCTGACGCTCCCTGACTTCGACGAGGTTCAAACTGGGCTGGAGCAGTATATTGAGGTGCGTGAGCGTGCCGACGAGCTGGAGGAGAAAATCGAGAAGACCAACCAGCTCATCGATAAAATCGTCTACGACCTCTACGGACTGACCGACGAGGAAATCGAAATCGTCGAATCGGCAGTCCAGGATGACTGA